GTCCCTCTCCCCGGCACCCGCCCCCCCCGTGGCCCTGCACCCTCTGCCCCGGGGAGCCTTCGCCCTGACCGCCGCGGCTTTCTGCGTCAGCGGCCTGGCCGGCCTGGGGCTCGAAGTGGTCGCCCACCGCATCCTGGCGGTGCTGGCCGGGTCGAGCGCCTACGCCTTCGCCACGATGCTGGCCGCCTTCCTGGTGGGCATCGCCCTGGGATCCCTGGCGGCGGGCCGCCTGGCCGACCGCACGGCCTTCCCCGGCTGCTGGGTGGCCTACTCCCTGGGAGCCCTGACCCTGGGCCTGGGCCTGGCCCGCCTGAGCTTCGACTCCGGGTTCTACCGCAGCGCCGGACGGGGGCTGGCCCGGCTCGTCGGACTGGGTGCCTGGGCCTGGGGAGGCGAGCTGGCCGGGAGCTTTCTCGCCCTGCTGCCGGCGAGCCTGACCCTGGGCTTCGTGGTGCCCATGGTGGCGCGCATCGCCGCGGCCAGGCCCGAAAAAATGGGCCGACGCTTCGCCCTGGCCTACGCGCTCAACACCCTGGGAGCCGTGGCGGGAGCCCTGGCCGGCGGCCTGTGGGCCCTCCCCCGCCTGGGCAGCGCGGGCACCCTGAGCTGTCTGGCGGCGCTGACGGCGGCGGCGGGACTGGCCGTGGCCGCCGCCGCCGTGCCCGCCGTCCGGCGCCGCCGGACGCTGGTGATCACCGCCGCCCTCTGCCTGGGGGGCGCTCTGAGCGCCCGGGGCACGGATCCCGTGCGCCACGGCCTGCTCGGTCGCTTCGCCGCCGACCAGGTGCTGACCTTCACCGAGGGGCCGGTGCAGACCCTCGCCGTGGTCGAAGAGGACAACCCCCAGCAACTCCGCTTCCGGCGACTGATCACCAACCAGACCAGCCTCACCGGCACCCACCTCTATGCCCGCCGCTACATGCGCCTGCTCGGCCACCTGCCGGTGCTCTACGCCCGCACGCCCCGCCGCGCCCTGGTGATCTGCCTGGGCACGGGCATGACCGGCGCGGCGGTGGCCAGTCACCCGCAAATCGAACGCATCGACATCGCCGAGATTTCCCCCGGGGTGGTCGACGCCCTGCCCCTGTTCGAGGCGGTCAACGGCGATCTTCTCTCCGATCCCCGCACGAAGCTCTGGGTCGAAGACGGCCGTCACCTGATGCTCTCGCGACAGCGGCGCTGGGACCTGATCACCCTCGAACCGCCGCCGCCGCGGGATTCCGGCGTGGTGGCGCTCTACACCCGTGATTTCTACGAACTCGGCCTCGAGCGCCTCAGTCCCGGCGGCGTCTTCGCCCAGTGGATCCCCCTCCACTCCCAGTCCGACGCGGAAGTCGCGATGCTGGTCCAGGCTTTCCTCGGGGCCTTCGAGCACGTCCTCGGCTTTCTGCCGGTGGAGCGCGAGCTACTGCTGCTGGGCAGCGCCTCCCCGCTGAAGGTCGACCTCGCCACCCTCGACCGGCGCCTGGCCCCCGCCCCGGTCCAGGCTTCGCTGGGAGAGATCGGCCTGGCCGACGGCCCCTCCCTGCTGGCCGCCGCCTGGCTCGATCGCCGGGGACTCGAAGCGATCGCCGGGGATGCGGCGATGGTCACCGACGACCGGCCGCGGGTGGAGTACTTCGCCCGCCACGGCCGCCGCCCGGCCCTGCCAAGGGTCAGCGACTGGATCGGCGCCCCGCCGGCGGCGAAGAGCCTGCTGACCGCCCCTCCCCCTCCGGGCTGGACCCGGCGCCTGGAAGCGGCCCGGACGGCCCTCGGCGAGATGCTCCGCGGCGCGTGGGCCACCGAAAGCGGAGATCGCCGCCAGGGTGAAGCGTTGCGGCTCCGCGCCCTCGCCCGGCGCCCCCGCGACCCCTACCTGCAGTGGGTCGCCGGGGTTTCCGACGAACACCTCGAGCGCCTGCGTCGGCGCACCGAACGCCGACCGAAGAGCGTCGCAGCCTGGCGCCTGTACGCCCTGCGCCTGGGAGACCGGGGCCGGCTCGACGCCGCCTTCGAAGCCTACAAGACGGCCCTCGAGCTGAATCCCGACGACCCGGAAACCCTGCTCGCCTTCGGCAATTTCCTGATGGGCCGCGGCCGTCGCCCGGACCTCGGCCGACGGGTCCTCCGCCGCTTGCTCGCGGTGGCGCCCACGCACCCCGCGGCTCCCGCGATTCGGCGCCTGCTCGGCGGTCGCTGAGTCCGGCGCCACGCCCCCGCCCACCGGCTCCCGGTCGCGCCCGCCGGGCGCGTTGACAGGGTCGAGCGTTTCCCCAGAAAATGGGCGGGGCCATCGTCTCCCGGGGGAAAGCACACATCGCTCGGTCCGTCGGCCCGCCGATGGGAGCGGCCGATGGAAGTGGCCGATGGAAGTGGCCGTCTTCGAACCAGGGGTCTTGGAGGACAGACGTGAGCACCCTGCCGCTGCGCTGGCGTAACGACCACATGTTTCTCGAGGTGGAGGACGGTTTGTGGCTGCTGGACACCGGGGCGCCGACCAGTTTCGGCGCTTCGTCCACCCTGGCCTTCGCGGGGGAGGAGTTTCAACTCGACAACAGCTATTTCGGCCTCACCCCCGACACCCTTTCCGGCTACGTCGGCATGGCATGCGCCGG
This DNA window, taken from Acidobacteriota bacterium, encodes the following:
- a CDS encoding fused MFS/spermidine synthase — encoded protein: MGRSQPSRKPRAAVGVRLAVALLFAASGVAALVDQVVWTRWMALSLGASSYAAVVVLATFMAGLGLGSGIAGWIGDRRPERDLAFFAAAEAVVGLWSLLSIPLVGQMLPGWAARLAGPGGLPAGARGLLAAACLLIPTLAMGATLPLLARWAVQAGGLPGSDVGRLYTLNTLGAAAGALLAAFVLIDALGLSGSVALAGGIDLAVAAGALLLARRARRQSLSPAPAPPVALHPLPRGAFALTAAAFCVSGLAGLGLEVVAHRILAVLAGSSAYAFATMLAAFLVGIALGSLAAGRLADRTAFPGCWVAYSLGALTLGLGLARLSFDSGFYRSAGRGLARLVGLGAWAWGGELAGSFLALLPASLTLGFVVPMVARIAAARPEKMGRRFALAYALNTLGAVAGALAGGLWALPRLGSAGTLSCLAALTAAAGLAVAAAAVPAVRRRRTLVITAALCLGGALSARGTDPVRHGLLGRFAADQVLTFTEGPVQTLAVVEEDNPQQLRFRRLITNQTSLTGTHLYARRYMRLLGHLPVLYARTPRRALVICLGTGMTGAAVASHPQIERIDIAEISPGVVDALPLFEAVNGDLLSDPRTKLWVEDGRHLMLSRQRRWDLITLEPPPPRDSGVVALYTRDFYELGLERLSPGGVFAQWIPLHSQSDAEVAMLVQAFLGAFEHVLGFLPVERELLLLGSASPLKVDLATLDRRLAPAPVQASLGEIGLADGPSLLAAAWLDRRGLEAIAGDAAMVTDDRPRVEYFARHGRRPALPRVSDWIGAPPAAKSLLTAPPPPGWTRRLEAARTALGEMLRGAWATESGDRRQGEALRLRALARRPRDPYLQWVAGVSDEHLERLRRRTERRPKSVAAWRLYALRLGDRGRLDAAFEAYKTALELNPDDPETLLAFGNFLMGRGRRPDLGRRVLRRLLAVAPTHPAAPAIRRLLGGR